The genome window cctggggcaggtgcACGTATGGCGTGTTTAAGGACCAGTTAAGAAGCCAGCGTGGCTGGAGCTGCTTGAGCAAGGGGGAGAGTGGGTAGAGAGGGGCAGAGCAGTGATGGGAAAGAGGGACCAATCATGCAGAGCCCTTAGGCCCCTGTAAGGACTCATGCTTTGGTTTGGAGAGAGACGAAGAGCCGTGGGAGGGTTTGAAACTCAGGGGTGACATGGTCTCAACAGAAGGAATGCTCTGGCTGCTCCGTGGGGGAAGAAACTGCAGTGGGAGAGGTTAAGGGTACCgccagggggcagggggagcccaGCGAGGAGGCTGTTGCTGTCCTGCAACTGAATGCTACTGGGGGCTCAGGCCAAGGTGGAAAGGAgcggcagggctggggctggggaaggaggctgTTTTAGGCCAAATGGCCTGGGCGGCCTGTCTGCAGAGAGGACGTTAGGGCAGAGACCCGAAGGCATGCAGAGAGCCAGGTCAACACGTGGGTGAAGAGACCTCTGCATGGAGGACACCGGTGGTGCAAAGGGCCTGGGGTCGGCCCAGTGGGgccgcgggggtgggggtgggggacgggggttGGAGCCGGCGGGAACCCGCACGAATGACCAaggagggaggcgggggcggcgggcgccAGCCGATTGCCTTACAAGGCGCCCTGCAGTGCCGTGGCCGCGCTCGGCCACCGCGCGCTCGGCCTCCagcgggcggcgggggcgcgcgcgaagggggcggggccgccggggcgcgggcggggggcTCTGCGCGGTGGCCACTGCGCCCGGCGACGCTGCGGCTTCGCTTCGGCTCCAGGTCCGCACCCGGCGCTCCGGGGCGCGGGCGCGCGCGGGCGGGGGCGTGCAGGGTCCCGGGCCGCGGCAGGCCCCGCGCACACCTGTCACGCCCGGCGCGCCCCCGGCCGGCACGCGCGCGGCTCACGCAGCTCAGGACGCGGGAGGCCCGGGCTGCGCAGTCCCTCCCGCCGCGCGGCGCCGAGGGCTGGGCTGCGCCCGGCGGCCGCGTGGGTGGCCGTGGCGGGCGGCCGCGCGCCTGGGTCGCGGGTGCATCTCGGGCGGGTCGGTGGCCTGGGGGGCGCGTGCCGGTCGGCGCTGGGCCGTGCGTGGCATGTCTAGGCCTGGGGGCGGCCGGGGGCGCCTCTGGGCGCTGCGGATGGGGGTGGGCCTGGAGGGGCCCTGGTGCGGGGACACGGAGCCTTCTGGAAGGCGGCCAGTCGCCGCTGACTAGgttgtgggggggcggggggggtgtccGGGCGCCGATCGCCGTCGGGGTGCCAggtcggggctggggggtggCGGCGCCGTatctgggagggggaggagtgtGTGTGGTGGCCTCGCTGGAGTCGTCCACTTGGGAGTGCGGACCTAGacgctgggggaggggcgggatgtaccgggctgggggagggtgtgTGGGACCTGTGCTCCTGAGTGGGGCTGTCGCTGAGGGTGGCTGAGGCACTGCCGGGTCTGGGCTTGGGGATGGGGCTGCCCCTCGCCCGGGAgcctctctccacctctccctgCACCCCTAGACATGCTGCTGCTCAAGAAACAGACGGAGGACATCAGCAGCGTCTATGAGATCCGGGAGAAGCTTGGctcgtgagtgtgtgtgtgtgtgtaagtgagtgagtgaatgtgaatgtgtgtatctgtgtgggGGATGGGTGGCATGGGACGGGGAGGGCCTCCCCATCTCTTTCGGCTAAGGaggcccttccccctccccacctctgctctccccccaccctcctcctcccctttccccctcccttcctgccttcccctctGCCGCAGGGGCGCTTTCTCCGAGGTGGTACTGGCCCAGGAGCGGGGATCCTCACACCTTGTCGCCCTCAAGTGCATCCCCAAGAAGGCCCTTCGAGGGAAGGAAGCCCTGGTGGAGAACGAGATCGCGGTGCTCCGCAGGTGTGCGCCCTGCCATGGCTGGGAGCCTTCTGGGGTGAAGCGCtggccctgcctccttggtgTCCCCAGAAGGGCCTGGCCTGGGGCCCTGGCTTGCTGGACCGGCAGGGGCGGCCTGTGGTAGGGTAGGGGGCAGGTGCGGGAGGACGAGAAGAGGgtgaagggcttccctgggggtccagagGGGGCCGTGGCAGCCCATAAGGGGCTTTTTCTTGCCGTTGTAGGGTCAGCCACCCCAACATCGTGGCTCTGGAGGACGTCCACGAGAGCCCTTCCCACCTCTATCTGGCCATGGAGCTGTGAGGAGGCGGGgtcaggcgggggtggggagggggtggatggCGAGCTGGGGCCGAGGGGCCTGGATCAGCtgggcccctgctccctgcagggtGACAGGGGGTGAGCTGTTCGATCGCATCATGGAGCGAGGCTCCTACACGGAGAAAGACGCCAGCCACCTGGTGGGCCAGGTCCTTGGTGCTGTTTCCTACCTGCACAGCCTGGGCATCGTGCACCGAGACCTTAAGgtgcctgccttcctgcctgcccACCCAGGCCTTGCCCCGCATCCCAGTGCACTCTGCTGGACCTGTGGGCGCCCAGCCCCAGGGGCCATGCCAGGGCTGACCCGGTGTCCTCTCTGGCATCTGTGTGTCACAGCCTGAAAACCTCCTCTATGCCACACCCTTCGAGGACTCCAAGATCATGGTCTCTGACTTTGGCCTCTCCAAAATCCAGGCTGGCAACATGCTGGGCACCGCCTGTGGGACACCGGGCTATGTGGGTAAGTGAGGGGGGTGCCCCAAGGCTCGCCGGGGGCCCGGGGGCTGGGGGTCCCTGTGGGGGCCGCGGTgccaggggcagggcaggcgATGGGCCACTCCTGGGGCGGACTAGGCTGAGCCGGGCAGCACTGAAggcatggtgtgtgtgtgcgcgggtGTGCGTCTGTCTGTCTCTGGCCCCCAGCCCCGGAGCTCTTGGAGCAGAAACCCTACGGGAAGGCTGTAGATGTGTGGGCCCTGGGTGTCATCTCCTACATCCTGTGAGTGACCGCTGGGAAGGCTCTTCTTCTGCCTGCCTGCCCCCTGATGGGTTGGGGAGGTTTGGACAGCTGGGTGATTCATCTGTGGGTGCCAGGCTGTGTGGGTACCCCCCCTTCTACGACGAGAGCGACCCCGAACTCTTCAGCCAGATCCTGAGGGCCAGCTACGAGTTTGACTCTCCCTTTTGGGATGACATCTCAGAATCAGGTGAACTTGAGGCTGGCTCAGGGAGGGGGGAGTGACGAGGAGCCGTGGGCATGGGGTTGGCTGACTTGCTTTCCCCGCTCCAGCCAAAGACTTCATCCGGCACCTTCTGGAGCGAGACCCCCAGAAGAGGTTCACCTGCCAGCAGGCCTTACAGCATCTTTGGTGAGCTGGACCCCTGCTGAGCTGTCCTGGGAGCAGAGGGGCCACACCCTCAgagacccccaccccctctgACCTTCTTCCTCCCCCTAGGATCTCCGGGGATGCAGCCTTTGACAAGGACATCCTGGGCTCAGTCAGTGAGCAGATCCAGAAGAATTTTGCCCGGACCCACTGGAAGGTCAgtgtggggaggggcctggggaccTGGCTCAAGGCTGCCCGCCCCATCCGTCAGCCTCAGGGGGATGGTCTGGGCCGCTGGTGGTCTTTATGGTCCTCGGAGACTTAGGAGCAGGGCCGGGGCATGGCCTGACACCCCTGTCGCCCCGCAGCGAGCGTTCAATGCCACCTCCTTCCTGCGCCATATCCGGAAGCTGGGGCAGAGCCCGGAGGGCGAGGAGGCCTCGGGACGGAGGGTGACGAGCCATAGCCACCCTGGCCTCCAGACCGGCCAAGCCCCCAAGTGGTGACACCCAGGTGCGTGGGGGTGGGCCCTGCAGCCCCTGGGAGCTGGCTCCTCAGTGAGCTCAGGGGGTGGCAGGTCCCATGTGTCCAAGAGCTCAGCAGGGTGGCGCCCACAGAGCAGCGGACTGAGGGCAGAGAGCACAGATGGGAGGAGCCGGGGTTCCGGAGAAGTGgatgagagagaggtgggggacagGCCATGCTGCCAGCGGGGACCGTGAGGGTTCTCGAGGGGCCCGGTGCCAAGACCCAGCGGGTGCCTCTGCTGAGAGCctgggctgggagcaggggcaCAGGGCAGGCCGGGGCGCCTCCTGACTGTCCCCTCTCCTgtgcttctctcttcccctccacGCCAGGCTGAGCACACGGACACCCAGATTCCCTTCCAGTGGACCCTTTCagtctcctctgcctcccccgaCCCCTGAGTCCTGTGGGTGTGGTGCCTGGCCCAGGGTTGGCCGCTGGTGGGGCGAGTCCACGGACTTCCCCTCCCCTGTCACCACCACACCCCCTCTAGAAGCCTCAAGGCCCCAGGGGTTGTCCTTCCTGCGTGCTGTTGTGTGCTTCGCTGACTGTGGGTGGTCCTGCTTGCGTTGTGGCCCTCCAGCCCCCCTCTAGTCTCCCCCAAATCAATAAAGACAGACAGCAATGGGCAGTGGTGCGCCGGGGGGGAGGGATGAGGGCTGGGGGACAAGGGTGGAGGCGATGGGGGTCTCCCGTAGGAAGGAGACGAGGAGGCAGGCCCAGTGCCCAATGGGCCCCACCGTGCAACCTTGCCCGTCACCACCTGAACTTCTGCTCCCTCGCAGCACGGCAGACAAGCTCCCGGTGGTCCAATAACTTGCTTTTCCCACTCCCCACAGTGCTGGCAAGAGGCAGCCCAGCTGGCCAGCTCTGCCACCCTCGAGATTGGCCTGCGTGtggctctggggccctgggagAAAGTGGGCACAGCTCGGGCCTGCTGGACTGCTGGCAGAGGGAGtggaggcaggtgggaggggggCCTGAGGAGGGCTCAGGGGTGAGTGGAGGCGAGTGCTGTAGCCGGGAGGGCAACCAGAGTCCCGGGCTGtcctctcccccatctcccttccttcccctgcttCCCGGGACCCTGGCCAGACGGAGCGTTTCACAGAGCGTTTCCTTGTGTGGAAACGCTCTGCCGCCCCAGGATcccaggctgcaggaggagctgctCGGCCAGGAGAGGGCGCCGCTGGGGCCTCAACCCCCGTGCTGGGTCGTGGCTTTGGcactgctgggctcctgggcccctGGGGAACCCGGGCTGGGTGGGTCGTGGCTTCTGGTGTGAAGAGTGGCAGCTGGTCTTCTGGATGGGGCCGGGCTCCAGAGCCGGGCCTTGCTGGACCTGAAGCCTTTCCTGGCTCTGCTCGGCCTTTGTCCTGCAGCCAGCAGGGGAAGACTCCTGGGGCCTCCCAGGGTTCTGGCTGAGCTGGCCACCCCTTCGTCCCACCGTCACCCCTGCCCACTGGCCCCCGCCAGCCTGCGCCTTAGAGCCTGACGGAGAAGACACTTCTCCGTGTCGACCTTTGGGACGTGAGGGGAGACTGCGAGGCCCAGAACAGGGCTGGCCTGGgtcttgggggtggggctggagaggggcCTGGCTTCCACAGAGGAGGGTAGCTGCGCACAgcacgcccccacccccggccgcCACTGGTTCCCAGTGTCCTCCCACCCACGTCCATGCACACACCCTATGGGCTCCTGAGCCTGGAACAAGTCCCAAGGGGGTAGCTAGCTTCATCCCGTCTAGGCCATCGTTTGCTCCAGGCTTTGGTGTCACACAATGTGGTCCTACCATGCCAGCTCCCCCTTCCCTGTCCACAGCCCAGGGGCCCTCAGGCTGCCATAACCTTGGCCACGTCTTTACAGCTTGGCCTCTTCACCTCCAACGACCTGTCCTGCCTCCCCTTAGCCTCCCACTTGGGGCCTTGTCATCTCCTGTCCTGCCACCTCAGACATCCCCTTCGCTGACTCTCCTATCCCGTTTCGGTTGTTCATGCTGGTCTCCCAGCACACCCACTTTTTCTCGTTTTTGCCGTCAAGATTGATTGGGtctctactctgtgccaggcactggggccaCCAGCCGAGGTGCCCACCGTCACGCAGGAGGCCCTGCAGTGGAGGGGGTGGGCTTACTCAGACGGTGGGAATGATCTGTGTGGGGAAAACAGCGGCTGGATGCTTAGGGAGGCCCGAGCAGGAGCACCAGAGCTAGCCTTCCAGAAGCGATCACACTCCTTCAGTGGAGTCGGGGCCCCAGCTCTGGGGCAGTGACACGGTGCAATTTGACCTCCCGCCAGCAAGAGGCACCATAGTCACATTTTCCCACATCCATCAGCCGCCCGTTGATCCTTCAGCACCTGGGGCAGCTGCTCAAAACCATTTCTCCTCCACCACCCCACAAAATCCTGCCGCAGGGAAGTCCTCACCTGGGGGAGAGGCCTACGGTGCCCATCTGGGCGCAGGGAGACGGGGGACCTGCAGATCAGGCAAAGGCACCATTCCTTCGTCCCTCTGAGCCCTTCCCATCTGAGTGGGCAGTTTGCAAGAAGAAAGCTTTGGGTCACCCAGGCTGTGGGAGAATTTTGGACTCAGAGAACAGGAGGTGCTCAGGTACCGAGGCTGCTGACGGAGGCACTAGCCAAAGTGGAGCCTGGCAGGGTGAGAGCTGGGCCTTAGTCTCTGGGCAGTGATGAGCCACTGGCGGGGTGGGAGCCAAAGGTCGCCCTTGTCTAGGCTGCGGAGGTGCTGAGCTGCTGTGAGTCCGGAGCCAGGGCCAGAGGACTGGCCTTCCCAGGTGTCAGGGACCAGACTGGCGTTGAGGGGGGAGCCCCTGTAGGCATCGCGAGACAAAGCTGTCTCCCTCGTTCTGGGACACGCACGCTCTGTCTTGGGACACACATGCTCTGTCCTGGAGTGACCTTGTGGGTGTCAGGGGTTCTGGGGATGCTCAACCTGTGGGGCCACGCTGGGGATGGCGAGGCCGCGGCGGTGGTCCTGGGAGCTCTTGAGAAGTCAGTGATGGGTTGGGGCTGGAGAATGAAGGAGAGCAGGTCTGGGGTGGCCCATGCGTTTCTGGGTGGACCATGGAACCATTCACCAAGAGGGCTTCAGCTAGGGTGGGTTTGGAGGAGAGAGAACAAGATTGGCTTTGGACGTGATGAGTTGGAGGTGCCTGAAGGGGTGTGGAAGTAAAGCAAAAGAGACGTGTTCCTCACCCTTCTCTGGCCAGAAGGATTAGCTCCGTGGTGagtcttttgaaaaatgttttggccacaccgtgcagcttgtgggctcttagttcccagaccaggggttgaatctgtgccccctgcattggaagcgcagagtcctaaccactggacgccagggaagccccagtggtGAGTGTTAACGGAGCAcgtcctgtgtgccaggcatccGTGTTAACGCCAGCCTCGACGGCCAGGTCATGACTCTCGCTCGTCACCTCCGCCTTCCGTCCGGAGGCGCAGAGGCCGTGTAGCTGCGCCAGGCCCCGCAGCAGCCTTGGGCTCCACCCCCTGGCAGGCTCTGCGCAAGTGAGGAAGGCTCACTGGGGACATGAAGCGCGTGCGGGGACTGGGGGAGAACACGGGGCAGCTATTCTCCACCCTTCTCCTGGTGAGCGCAAACTGTCTgtgtgaggaaggaggaagaacacGGGGCTGGGGGCCGCCCTGGATTTGAGTTTCATCCTTGCAGGAGGTTTTGTCGCCTTTAACAccctctgtgcctctatttcGTTGAGTTAATTCCCTGTGAGATGGGAACCTGGGTGGTGGGGTGAGCCCCTCTGGGGTTCTGGGCAAGGCAAGAGATGGAGGGGGCCTGTGCCAAGGCGGCTGAGGAGGGACTAGAAAGATGGAGGTTGGTCATGGTGGACTGAACGGGGGGCTCTGAGGGAGTCTAGGAGAGAAGCAGGTCTATTCAGGAGGTGAAGGGGCCAAGCCAGGCCCCTGTCAGGACTCTACGCCCAGCTCCTCCCTGCTAGCCACTTGGCAGGCCCATGGCAGCCATGCTCTCTACCCAGCCCCACCTCTGTCCAGGCATCCCTGTCTCCAGCCCTGTCTCCTCAGGTGGGCAAGACATGAAGTATGGAGTGTTTgggaaaaaaccaaataacccgaTTTGGCTGATTGCAGATGGTTGTGACAAGTGCTTAGAGATTGCCCAGAAAAGTGAACTTTCTCAAGGGGGCACTGGAGGGTTTTAGGTTTTAGGATGATGATGAgattagatttttgttttaagagacttttccagtatttttcaacCCTATATGGCCCCTcttgataaagacaaaaatctcacCTCTAGATTCCACCCCCGCCCAAGCCAGATGAAGATTTCAATAGGTCCCCCTCATGCCAGCTAGCCCAGCCTGCCTCACGTGATGTCCCAgttgctttttctcattttatccttcTAGTTCTTTCAGCtgttactttatgtattttttaaaaaacaatccaatctttttctttctttctttctttctttctttctttctttctttctttctttctttctttctctttccttccttccttccttccttccttccttccttccttccttccttccttccttccttctttcttattggctgctttgggtcttcattgctgtgcgtgggctttctctagttgcggtgaacgggggcactcttcgttgaggtgcgcgggcttcttattgcggagcatgggctctaggcgcatgggcttcacaagttgtggcgtgtgggctcagtagttgtggctcacgagctctagagcacaggctcagtagttgtgccgcatgggcttagttgctccatggcatgtgggatccgcctggaccagggatcgaacccctgtcccctgcattggcaggcggattcccaactactgtgccaccagggaaacccctgctttatgtatttttaagttaGGTAATTAAGTGCAGATGGGTTTAGGATTGCTATGTATTTCAGGTAAGTTGAATATTTGGTCAAAATGGAGTAACATGCATTAATACTAGTAATGGTTTTGCCTTATAGTTGACTTATACAGTGATAGTAGCATAGCAATTGTATCTTTCTTTTGGCGAATACTTGCCTGGCATATCTTGTTCAATTCTTTTCGTttcaaacttaatttttttttcactgaggtataattcacatgccacaaaACTCAccctttaaaatgtacagtttattgttgttttggtGTACAGATGGTCCCTGACTTACAATGGTTTGACTTACGACTTTTTGACTTTGGTGATGGTGCGAAAGCAATACACATTCTGTTGAAACTGTGCtgcaaattttgaattttgatctttctcCGGGCTAGCCATACGTACTGCAATCCTCTCTCATAATGCTGGCTAAACAGCTGATACACTTATGACCACTCTGTACACAGacagccattctgtttttcactttcagtatagCACTCAATTACATGAAATATTCAACACTTTGttgtaaaataggctttgtgttagaagATTTTGTCAAAGTGTAGGCTGATATGACTGTTCTGAGCACGTTGAAGGTAGGGTAGGCaaagctatgatgtttggtaggttaggtgtatttaaatgcattttcgacttaggatattttcaacttatgatgggtttattgggaTATAACCCGATCAGAAGTTAAGGAAGAGCTGTATTTACAGTTTACATTATCACgatctaattctagaacattttcatctccccAAAGGAAACCCCTGTACCCGTTAGTGGTAACTCCGcatcccactccaccccccagcccctggcaaccactaatctattttctgtttctatggatttgcctattttgatactttacataaatggaatcacaataTGTGggtctttgtgtctggcttttttcattaagcatcatgttttcaaggttcatccacgttgtagcatgtatcagtacttcattcatttttacagctgaacaatgttccattgtatgggtaGACCACGTTCTGTCTATCCATGcatccattgatgaacatttgggttgtttccaccttttggctattgtgaatagtgctgctgttaTCATTTCTGTGCaactttttgtgtggacatatgttttcagttgcattatttgatagaattcaccattgAAGACTTCTGGGTTTggattttctttgtgggaagattttcaaTTACTAATTcaacttatttgtttattataagtctattaagattttctatttcttttaaagtctattgtgaTCATTTGTGTCTTTCCAGtagtttgtccatttcatctgcaTTGTCTGATTTGTTGGCATAAGGTTGTTCAACATTGCCTTAGAATCCTTAACATTTTTATAGGTCAATAGTAatgtctttcttttcattctttatcttggtaatcttttttttttttttttttggctgcactgtgcagcttgtgggatctgttccctgaccagggattgaaccccagcccacggcaatgaaagcactgagtcctaaccgctggaccgccagggaattcacaggtcatctttttttcttgatcagtctagGTAAGATCAACTTTgttggtcttttcaaagaactaacttttcactgattttctgtattgttttcctgtttttttaaaaaataattcatttatgtatttatttattggttgcattgggtcttcattgttgtgcaggctttctgtagttgcagtgcgtgggcttctccttgcagtggcttctcttgttgcagagcacgggctctaggtgcacgggcttcagtagttgcagcacgtgcgctcagtagttgtggtgcacaggcttaggtgctctgtggcacgtgggatcttcccggaccagggatcaaacctgtgtcccctgcgttggcaaggcggattcttaaccactgttccaccacggaagtcccttctgttttctgtttcattcatttctgcactAATCTTACATCTGCTTgctttgaatttagtttgcttttctttttttagtttattaaggtaTATCATTTGGCTgttgatttgagacctttttttttttaaattagggtaaagttgttttacaatgttgtgttagtttctactgtacagtgaagtacagttccctgtgctgtacagcaggttctcgttagttatctattttatacatattagtgtacatatatcaatcccagtctcccaattcatcccgtcCCCCTCTTTCCCGCTTggcatccatacatttgttctctacatctgtctctatttctgccttgaaaactggttcatctgtaccatttttctaggttctacATGTATGTGTTAgtacacggtatttgtttttctctttctgactcacttcactctgtatgacagtctccaggtccatccacgtgaGACCTTTTTTGTCGTTGTCATTGGTATAAGCATTTAAAGGTAAATTTCTCTTGTAAACAATATATAGTTAGCTGAATCTTGCTTTTTTGAACCTGATTTTTGATTGGGTGTTTAGGCCCTGTGTATTTAATGTAATGATTGATATGACTGGATTTACATTTGCCATTTTGCTATTGGTTTCTCTGTATTTCCTGTCTTTTggttcctctcttcttccttgacTGCATTCTCttgtgttaaatgctttttcgggtaccattttatttctgctgttgatttttaaactatatatatttgaattacaATTGCATTACAATATGGATCTTAAGTAATCACAATCTACTTCATATTAATACTcatttaattttggtaaaatgtaGAGACTTTGCTCCAGTATAGCtccattccttctttcctcttttgtgctATTAATGTCATGCATATTACAGCTGTGTAGGTTATAATAAAAACTCAACAGTACAGTGTTATAGTATTGCTTTGTACAATCATGTCTTTTAAAGAAGTTAAGAGaaggaataaggaaaaatatattgagAGACATTTATATTAATCCAGATATTAATCATTTTTGctgctcttcatttcttcttgtgAATTTAAGTTACTAACTGGTGTCAGCTTTTTTCTCCTATTGCTTTCAAAATTGTCTGTCTTCAGCTTTCAATAATTTGACTGTGAAGTGTCTATTACTAACTctgtttttatcttatttgggGTTCATTGAACTTCTTGGACCTGACTAATGCTTCTCATAAAATTTTGGACATTTctatcattatttcttcaaatatttattctgatCCTTTCTGTCCTCTTCTTGAAAACCTCCCATTACACATATTTTAGAATGTTTGATGTTCCACAGGTCTCTGAAGCTCAATCATTTTTCTCTCCGTTCTCCAGATTGGATAATTTATATTATTGATCTGTTTTCAAGTTCAGTAATAATTTCTTACGACACCTTTAACCTACTCTTTAATACTTCTAGAGTAGTTttcgtttcagttattgtactcttTAAATCCATTGTTTCCATTTAGTTATTGCTTCATAATTTCTGTATCCATATTGAAAATATCTATTTGTTGATTAATTGTTGTCATACTTTCCTTTAactcctttaaaaaatgatttatttatttatttgtttattggctgttttgggtctttgttgctgtgtgcaggctttctctagttgtggtgaatgcgggctactctttgttgcgatgcgcaggcttctcttgttgcagaacatgggctctaggtgtgtgggcttcagtagttgtggcatgaaggcttagttgctccatagcatgtgggatcttcccggagcaggaattgaacccatgagccctgcattggcaggcggattcttaaccactgcactgccagggaagtcccctcctttAACTCTTTAAACATGGtttcttttagtactttgaaCATATTATAATAAGTGCTTTGAAGTTTTCATGtgctaattccaacatctgggAACACTCAGAGAcagtctttcttcctttctttctttccttctttttttttttctttctttctttctttctttctttctttctttctttctttctttctttctttctttctttctttcttctttctcttttctgtctttcttccttcctttctttcctccttcctccctccctccctctctctctttctttctttcaactatgtatttatttggctgtgctgggtcttagttgagccacacgggatcttcgttgtggcatgcagggtcttttgttgtggcacgtgaacttttagttgcagcatgtgggatctagttccctgaccagggactgaacccaggccccttgcattgggagtgtggagtcttagccaccggaccaccagggaagaccccagaGATGGTTTCTATTGACTGTTTTCCCTAATGTGGGTCAcactttgctgtttctttttaagtcttgccattttattttggctgaaaattgaatattttagGTAACATTTTTCATCAACTCTAGATTCTGATATTCCCTTTCCTCCTAGAAGTAGTTGTTTTtggcatgtgtgcatgtgtgtacatgtgtgtgttttaacttgTTTCTTTGTTGTGTAACATTTCTGGACTAAGTCTGTGAAAtctgtaccccccccccccccactgcagtGTGCAGTCAGTGGTGTGTCtgctgagttaaaaaaaatagtccagTTTAAAATTTAAGCCTGGTTTTCTAGGGGCTGCCCCTGTAGCTGCCTAGCTGAGTGGCCAGCCAATGATTGGACAGAAACTGTGTTCAAACACCTCAAGCCACTAAGGCTTGTGTGCTCTGCTGATGGATCTGTGTGTGGGAAGGGGAGTTCTTTCAATGTGCAGGCTATTTTCAGGCCTTTCCAGGGTTTTCTTTCACAGCCTCAAGGTAGTCAGGAGT of Hippopotamus amphibius kiboko isolate mHipAmp2 chromosome X, mHipAmp2.hap2, whole genome shotgun sequence contains these proteins:
- the PNCK gene encoding calcium/calmodulin-dependent protein kinase type 1B, with translation MLLLKKQTEDISSVYEIREKLGSGAFSEVVLAQERGSSHLVALKCIPKKALRGKEALVENEIAVLRRVSHPNIVALEDVHESPSHLYLAMELVTGGELFDRIMERGSYTEKDASHLVGQVLGAVSYLHSLGIVHRDLKPENLLYATPFEDSKIMVSDFGLSKIQAGNMLGTACGTPGYVAPELLEQKPYGKAVDVWALGVISYILLCGYPPFYDESDPELFSQILRASYEFDSPFWDDISESAKDFIRHLLERDPQKRFTCQQALQHLWISGDAAFDKDILGSVSEQIQKNFARTHWKRAFNATSFLRHIRKLGQSPEGEEASGRRVTSHSHPGLQTGQAPKW